A single Arcobacter sp. FWKO B DNA region contains:
- a CDS encoding NADP-dependent isocitrate dehydrogenase, which translates to MSVNAKIIWSKIDEAPALATYSLLPIVNSFTKAANVEVVLSDISLAGRVLAAMGLAEDELSKLGELCLKPEANIIKLPNISASAGQLKDCIAELQAQGYDIPNYPENPQTEEEKAIQAKYATCLGSAVNPVLREGNSDRRAAVAVKNFAKKNPHKLRAFASDSKAYVAHMGGKGDFFSNEKSVTLDKDQKVTIAINGKELTSIKGIAGEVLDGTFMSIKALRAFYKQTIEEAKTKGLIWSLHLKATMMKISDPIMFGHAFEIFFADVFAAYADVFKEVGVNPNMGMSDLEKKIKGHAKEAEIKAAFQAVVNSDSPKIAMVDSDKGTTNFNASNDVIIDASMPVVVREGGKQWDRTGAALETVAVIPDSTYAMFHAEMVADCVKHGQYDVTTMGTMQNIGLMAQKAEEYGSHPTTFELKESGTVTVTAEDGTVLMSFECEAGDIWRMSRTKDIPIKDWVRLTVERTRQEGIPAVFWLDEKRAHDAELLKKVKKYLAEFDTAGLDIQFMNITDATRFTNTRIRQGLNTIAVTGNVLRDHLTDMYPILELGTSAKMLSIVPLLAGGGLYETGAGGSAPKHVEQFVKEGHLRWDSLGEFLALAESLRFLGHKHNDAKIKALTDALDAANNAYLDNSKEPGRKVGEPDNKASHFFVAQYWAKALAEGSNAELAAKFAPVAKALIENEEKIMAELMAVEGKPQNIGGYFHPNDELAEKAMRPSATLNNIIDSI; encoded by the coding sequence ATGTCAGTAAATGCAAAAATTATATGGTCTAAGATTGATGAAGCTCCAGCTTTAGCAACTTACTCACTTTTGCCTATAGTAAATTCTTTTACAAAAGCAGCAAATGTAGAAGTGGTTTTAAGTGATATATCACTTGCAGGAAGAGTTCTTGCTGCAATGGGTCTAGCTGAAGATGAATTATCAAAACTTGGTGAACTTTGTCTTAAACCAGAAGCTAATATTATTAAGCTTCCAAATATCTCAGCTTCTGCTGGACAACTTAAAGATTGTATTGCTGAGCTTCAAGCTCAAGGGTATGATATACCAAACTATCCTGAGAATCCACAAACTGAAGAAGAAAAAGCAATTCAAGCTAAATATGCTACTTGTTTAGGAAGTGCAGTTAATCCAGTTCTTAGAGAAGGAAATTCAGATAGAAGAGCAGCAGTTGCAGTTAAAAATTTTGCTAAGAAAAATCCACATAAATTAAGAGCATTTGCTAGTGATTCTAAAGCATATGTTGCACATATGGGTGGAAAAGGTGATTTCTTCTCAAATGAAAAATCTGTAACTTTAGATAAAGACCAAAAAGTAACAATAGCAATTAATGGTAAAGAATTAACATCTATTAAAGGAATTGCTGGTGAAGTACTTGATGGTACATTTATGTCTATCAAAGCATTAAGAGCATTTTATAAACAAACTATTGAAGAAGCAAAAACAAAAGGTCTAATTTGGTCTTTACACTTAAAAGCAACTATGATGAAAATCTCTGACCCTATTATGTTTGGTCATGCTTTTGAGATCTTCTTTGCAGATGTATTTGCTGCGTATGCAGATGTATTCAAAGAAGTTGGAGTAAATCCAAATATGGGTATGAGCGATTTAGAGAAAAAAATTAAAGGTCATGCAAAAGAAGCTGAAATCAAAGCAGCTTTCCAAGCAGTAGTTAATTCTGATTCTCCAAAAATAGCTATGGTTGATTCAGACAAAGGAACAACAAATTTCAACGCTTCAAATGATGTAATTATTGATGCATCTATGCCAGTAGTTGTAAGAGAAGGTGGAAAACAATGGGATAGAACAGGAGCTGCATTAGAAACTGTTGCTGTTATTCCAGATTCTACTTATGCAATGTTCCATGCAGAAATGGTAGCTGATTGTGTAAAACATGGTCAATACGATGTAACAACTATGGGTACAATGCAAAATATCGGTCTTATGGCTCAAAAAGCTGAAGAGTATGGTTCACACCCAACTACATTTGAACTTAAAGAATCAGGTACTGTTACAGTAACAGCTGAAGATGGCACGGTATTAATGAGTTTTGAGTGTGAAGCTGGAGATATTTGGAGAATGTCTAGAACAAAAGATATTCCAATAAAAGACTGGGTAAGATTAACAGTTGAAAGAACAAGACAAGAGGGAATTCCAGCAGTATTCTGGCTTGATGAGAAAAGAGCACATGATGCTGAATTACTAAAAAAAGTTAAAAAATATTTAGCTGAGTTTGATACAGCAGGTTTAGATATTCAATTTATGAATATCACTGATGCAACTAGATTTACAAATACTAGAATAAGACAAGGGTTAAATACAATAGCTGTAACAGGTAATGTTTTAAGAGACCACTTAACTGATATGTACCCTATTTTAGAACTTGGAACATCTGCAAAAATGCTTTCAATAGTTCCATTATTAGCTGGTGGAGGACTATATGAAACTGGTGCGGGTGGTTCAGCTCCAAAACATGTTGAGCAATTTGTAAAAGAAGGACACTTAAGATGGGATTCTTTAGGTGAGTTCCTAGCACTTGCAGAGTCTTTAAGATTTTTAGGTCATAAACACAATGATGCAAAAATCAAAGCATTAACAGATGCACTTGATGCTGCAAACAATGCTTACCTTGATAACTCAAAAGAGCCAGGTAGAAAAGTAGGTGAGCCAGACAATAAAGCAAGTCACTTCTTCGTAGCTCAATACTGGGCAAAAGCTCTTGCAGAGGGAAGCAATGCTGAATTAGCTGCAAAATTTGCTCCTGTTGCTAAAGCTTTAATTGAAAATGAAGAAAAAATTATGGCTGAACTTATGGCAGTTGAAGGAAAACCACAAAATATTGGTGGATACTTCCATCCAAATGATGAATTAGCAGAAAAGGCAATGAGACCAAGTGCTACTTTAAATAACATTATTGATTCAATTTAA
- the mltG gene encoding endolytic transglycosylase MltG: MFYLSMQVYSSRVIFIPQGSTNSIISYLSKSGYELNVVDNISLRFFLGYPQSGWIDLEKTKMTKGDFLYKLTTSKAAMRTVTLIPGDTYYEFFQNIANELGLSFDILLEAYNELKYQDDGNIIADSYNIPIGMDEQFLMYYLISHTQKRYSEMSHKIFGEYNKLNWYRYLTVASIVQKEAANDQEMPIVASVVYNRLSRGMPLQMDGTLKYGQHSKRTITPAIIREEDTPYNTYKYKGVPPSPICNVSVGAIIAAIKPKNTDFLYFVRDKTTRTHIFSKTYNEHLANINYTRVKESSTPIRSVATPTKPIPKIHEKNQIEPSVLSEPTKPIDIKSLFENIR; the protein is encoded by the coding sequence ATGTTTTATTTGTCTATGCAGGTTTATTCATCGAGAGTAATTTTTATACCTCAAGGCTCTACAAACAGCATTATATCATATTTATCTAAAAGTGGATATGAGTTAAATGTTGTAGATAATATTTCTCTTAGATTTTTTTTAGGATATCCTCAAAGTGGCTGGATTGATTTAGAAAAAACAAAAATGACTAAAGGTGATTTTTTATATAAACTCACCACTTCAAAAGCTGCTATGAGAACTGTAACACTAATACCAGGAGATACATACTACGAGTTTTTTCAAAATATAGCAAATGAGTTAGGGCTATCTTTTGATATATTACTTGAAGCTTATAATGAGCTAAAATATCAAGACGATGGAAATATAATAGCTGATAGTTACAATATCCCAATAGGTATGGATGAACAATTTTTGATGTACTATCTAATAAGTCACACTCAAAAAAGATATTCAGAAATGAGTCATAAAATATTTGGTGAATATAACAAACTTAATTGGTATAGATACTTAACAGTTGCTTCTATTGTACAAAAAGAAGCAGCAAATGATCAAGAAATGCCAATAGTTGCAAGTGTTGTTTATAATAGACTAAGTAGAGGTATGCCTTTACAAATGGATGGAACTTTAAAATATGGACAACATTCAAAAAGAACAATCACACCTGCAATTATAAGGGAAGAAGATACTCCTTACAATACCTACAAATACAAAGGTGTACCACCAAGCCCAATTTGTAATGTAAGTGTAGGTGCAATTATTGCAGCAATAAAACCAAAAAATACAGACTTTTTATACTTCGTAAGGGATAAGACAACAAGAACACATATATTTAGTAAAACTTACAATGAGCATCTAGCAAATATAAATTACACGAGGGTAAAAGAGAGTTCTACACCAATTAGAAGTGTTGCTACACCAACAAAACCTATACCAAAAATACACGAAAAAAATCAAATTGAGCCTTCAGTGCTTAGTGAACCTACAAAACCTATTGATATTAAGTCACTTTTTGAAAACATTAGGTAG
- a CDS encoding AsmA-like C-terminal domain-containing protein — protein sequence MKKVIGIIFLIFFMVTAFYVQLKYFGVSISKIRFDSYYVEDFYIKLEQKLILTAKKIEISTFTDKKSSVKDVQDGINYIFDILKYFQKIQIDSMLLNDEHFSIAFNDDIFYFDNRIINISAKPQIDKNIVELDLHSLYLKEYDFLTVGKLKIDLNKESMSYFGNFIYDYAIGDLIFSANQDYLDFFVDTKKMENIKFVKNFVSLNETIEHWMYDSVFGEYQLGYIKGRIDLQQLQLVTNSLEGNATVENAKIRFQESLDFVDTKKVEVTYKNDTLSFALDNPFYKGISIDGSHVKITDMLGDNPVLTVDLKTDYVLDKKILEILKSYDIDIPILQKSGNTKANVIIKVDLKTIDVTTIGEFDIKDSIVSIQGVDLFAKYAKVMLQDYLVVVKELDAKYEDILEALVDITIDTKAQTIQGDGMIKSFVLKKGNNELISIQNYPSKFLYDIKNDSLNIFDLSFYLKKQANYYDIVINDLTKIKPYIKAYDISNIHKGNLSLKYFDENNIDFISDVRLNSSILLKNQEEVKNFSFKGTLKNNIFSMENSDKSVLFTLKDDIAELNLKEYDITYDTKDNEDDTSSFKLKVVANKSNIILNNKRTILSDKFTLTKDKNKIYFESSYLASNLKLSKLNGKLDISGVNLNDTFVNTFLLKKVIEGGLVGINLTTSESNKDVLVGDITLNDTLLENIAFINNLLTFVETSPAIINPLLAIPSAYRALTDGLGHDGYMVKTGTAKIAYNIEDEVMSFYEIYTKGSRADFVGDLQLNVKDRLIDGNINVIILKDYTNIVKNIPLVGYILLGDDKSVAISTKISGDLDDPQVETFATKDVIQGTGNIIKRIFTSPLKIFE from the coding sequence ATGAAAAAAGTTATTGGCATTATATTCTTAATATTTTTTATGGTTACAGCCTTTTATGTTCAATTAAAATATTTTGGCGTAAGTATAAGCAAAATTAGATTTGACTCTTATTATGTGGAAGATTTTTATATAAAATTAGAACAAAAATTAATATTAACAGCAAAAAAAATAGAAATTTCTACATTTACAGATAAAAAATCATCAGTAAAAGATGTACAAGATGGTATAAACTATATATTTGATATATTAAAGTATTTTCAAAAAATTCAGATTGATTCAATGTTGCTAAATGATGAACATTTTTCAATTGCATTTAATGATGATATCTTTTATTTTGATAATAGGATTATAAATATATCTGCAAAACCACAAATAGATAAAAATATAGTAGAGCTTGACTTACATTCTTTGTATCTTAAAGAATACGATTTTCTAACTGTTGGAAAATTAAAAATAGATTTAAACAAAGAATCTATGAGTTATTTTGGGAATTTTATTTATGATTATGCAATAGGTGACTTGATTTTTAGTGCAAATCAAGATTACTTAGATTTTTTTGTAGATACAAAAAAAATGGAAAATATTAAATTTGTCAAAAATTTTGTAAGTTTGAATGAAACTATAGAACACTGGATGTATGATAGTGTATTTGGAGAATATCAACTTGGATATATCAAGGGAAGAATAGATTTACAACAATTGCAATTAGTTACAAATTCATTAGAAGGTAATGCTACTGTAGAAAATGCAAAAATTAGATTTCAAGAAAGCCTTGATTTTGTAGATACTAAAAAAGTTGAAGTTACATATAAAAATGATACTTTGTCATTTGCTTTGGATAATCCTTTTTATAAGGGGATTTCTATTGATGGAAGTCATGTCAAAATAACTGATATGCTTGGGGATAATCCAGTATTAACAGTTGATTTGAAAACTGATTATGTACTTGATAAAAAAATACTTGAAATTTTAAAAAGTTATGATATTGATATACCAATTTTACAAAAAAGTGGAAATACAAAAGCAAATGTTATTATAAAAGTTGATTTAAAAACTATTGATGTAACAACAATAGGTGAATTTGATATAAAAGACTCTATTGTTAGTATACAAGGTGTAGATTTATTTGCAAAATATGCAAAAGTTATGCTACAAGATTATTTGGTAGTTGTAAAGGAACTAGATGCCAAATATGAAGATATATTAGAAGCTTTAGTGGATATAACTATAGATACAAAAGCTCAAACAATACAAGGTGATGGCATGATAAAAAGCTTTGTCTTGAAAAAAGGGAATAATGAGCTTATAAGTATACAAAATTACCCATCAAAGTTTTTATATGATATAAAAAATGATAGTTTAAATATTTTTGATCTCTCTTTTTACCTTAAAAAACAGGCTAATTATTATGATATTGTAATTAATGATTTGACAAAAATCAAACCTTATATAAAAGCTTATGATATATCCAATATCCATAAAGGAAATCTTAGTTTAAAATATTTTGATGAAAATAATATTGATTTTATTTCAGATGTGAGGTTGAATAGTTCAATTTTATTAAAAAATCAAGAAGAAGTTAAAAACTTTAGCTTTAAAGGAACATTAAAAAATAATATTTTTAGTATGGAAAATAGTGATAAAAGTGTATTGTTTACTCTTAAAGATGATATTGCTGAACTCAATTTAAAAGAGTATGATATTACTTATGATACAAAAGATAACGAAGATGATACTAGTAGTTTTAAACTAAAAGTTGTTGCAAATAAATCTAATATAATATTAAATAATAAAAGAACAATTTTATCTGATAAATTTACACTAACAAAAGATAAAAATAAAATATATTTTGAATCTTCATATTTAGCTAGTAATTTAAAACTATCTAAACTTAATGGCAAGTTAGATATATCAGGTGTAAATTTGAATGATACTTTTGTAAATACTTTTTTATTAAAAAAAGTTATTGAAGGTGGGCTTGTTGGGATAAATCTCACCACATCTGAATCAAATAAAGATGTGCTTGTTGGGGATATAACTTTAAATGATACATTATTAGAAAATATAGCATTTATTAATAATCTTTTAACATTTGTTGAAACTTCACCTGCTATTATAAATCCATTACTAGCTATTCCATCAGCATATCGAGCACTTACTGATGGCTTGGGTCATGATGGCTATATGGTAAAAACTGGAACAGCAAAAATAGCATATAATATAGAAGATGAAGTAATGAGTTTTTATGAAATATATACAAAAGGCTCAAGAGCTGATTTTGTTGGAGATTTACAACTTAATGTAAAAGATAGATTAATTGATGGAAATATAAATGTAATTATCTTAAAAGACTATACAAATATAGTAAAAAATATTCCTTTAGTAGGATATATATTGCTAGGTGATGATAAAAGTGTAGCAATAAGTACAAAAATTAGTGGTGATTTGGATGATCCACAAGTAGAAACATTCGCTACAAAAGATGTAATTCAAGGTACAGGAAATATCATAAAAAGGATATTTACATCCCCTTTAAAAATATTTGAGTAG
- a CDS encoding filamentous hemagglutinin N-terminal domain-containing protein, protein MKLKQSIAIFVSFILVAEQTALYAGGIEVDAQAPNANKATLLNSPNNVPIINIVTPNSSGLSHNKFTNFNVENKGLILNNSKVITDTQLAGYISYNPNLTGNEAKLILNEVTSTNKTLLQGYTEVAGKSADVIIANPNGISVNGGGFINTPNATLTTGTPMLNDGVLQGFDVSKGNIIIDGNGFNGNNIDKVNLYAKALEINAKIYANELNVVTGENNISQDGTVTSKNKSGSGISIDSTLLGGIYANTITLKSTDKGIGVNLPPEVFAQNSLSLNVNGDISFSKTKANTITAKSNEGSININKDVYSKQTTLIAEDNIVINNQGALNSENSIYLKSNKLLNDGIIFSGLNEDKTINDIGIVILDNDITINNAQINASNNVTLSTRELTNNGLLYAGNDLLISSDNLTNNRTIFSANNMYLYTKNTLKNNKASDIFAMNNLLFAADILNNKTDLIENNSANIHAFNGDISFYASNLNNLTVDLVIDEGSISEPYGAFAYSGYFYNETVNQGIAKYCGPASRWCGTHSEDYYKGSFTSKTETASSYTPSNIVSGNDMFFYINDTLNNEYSLIQANNNILISTNVLNNKSRDLKKNITESYFINTNANRKFYSMGWNTLNTTEIIGSVPSTIQSGGSIIGNISRVTNGEINENIVLPVRNESSIPNVTIKIPDNDYGLFIKTKDTKAQYLIETNPKFTLYKNFVGSDYFFEKIGFSLDDNIKRLGDGFYETTLITDSIFKQIGKRFIDKDILDENIQYKVLMDNAIQAQKDLQLAPGITLTKEQINMLKQDIVWMEESIIDGQRVLIPIVYFANLDSLRIVGGQIIANKDIDLEIDVIQNSGILVADNNIRIDASDSIMNYGGVIKANEKLTLEAKNTIRNTSGEIEANEIDLKSGDIINETFSKKITDKTAYYEETKTLFGITSKIEAKKDLNIIAENDFINVGSTLKANNINILANNVDIVSLQDERDFFGGDGFRTGDSSKSYTKEKSIKNLASNLEATNSINIASNNNINIQSSNLNADGDINMVANEINITAVNDLIYQEQQFFSKKPFSKKTQKDMSYKEEVVSSNIIGKNIIMQSGKDINLEAVNIKAQEDKIAYAQGDINIVAKEYKEGELHQTSKSSFGGLIKSEYKYDKDNLKIKSTEITADNMILDAKEINVQASRIKANEVEISTEILNMISSKERLYENEYSNKGGIITATIENKGQIKEIVIPATIEVNDRLIFNKKDITDQLTTDNLIKVLSSQGNLSEEQINLVKQIANDNDWHTKTTTLSATGALIVQAIVTYFTASAGSGLTSSISNVALKAATNAAIQSVISQITVQLATSAITGNSLQLDVNSIAKGAVSAGVMSYASSMIDSSLNLENLKVANMSYPQQLQQGISNTVVKSAIDSAIYGTDFKDSLKLGLVTNASNLGFRAVGDYEVNQLQQGNTSWEDGSINKTITHSLIGGTIAKLQGEDFKTGAVAAGTRELLSPLTVNSSQQTQLLTSQLTGILVGGLSGGDSGASVGYNIATSAEIYNRQLHKDEIQFIRDNAKRYAEKYNLTEREAIKELYNTAMYINDKESQRNISIMTEEQKVLGLIAVNGMDEINFIRAVEFLFSESAGKMIVDTYKEQMSPQPMFTSTLSQFINNGYTMDSTIGLVDSSATFVPTVKVGQTFYNTGKVVTPYVVRQTGQVYDDVTLGIISQGNKVAPNLTNKYILDPYNSLKIIGGIEVINDIFNESNPIPSTVKGAIGSLIKNIDDKIKEVNNAE, encoded by the coding sequence ATGAAACTCAAACAAAGTATAGCTATTTTTGTAAGTTTTATATTAGTTGCTGAACAAACCGCTTTGTATGCTGGTGGTATAGAAGTAGATGCTCAAGCACCAAATGCAAATAAAGCAACATTACTAAATTCACCCAATAATGTACCTATAATAAATATAGTAACCCCAAATTCAAGTGGACTTTCACATAATAAATTTACCAATTTCAATGTGGAAAATAAAGGGCTTATTCTAAATAACTCAAAAGTAATAACAGATACTCAACTAGCAGGATATATATCATATAATCCAAATCTAACAGGCAATGAAGCAAAACTAATCTTAAATGAAGTAACAAGTACAAATAAAACATTGCTTCAAGGGTATACAGAAGTAGCAGGAAAAAGTGCAGATGTTATAATAGCAAATCCAAACGGTATCAGTGTAAACGGCGGTGGGTTTATAAATACTCCAAATGCAACTTTGACTACGGGTACACCTATGCTAAACGACGGTGTTCTTCAAGGATTTGATGTAAGTAAAGGTAATATCATAATTGATGGGAATGGATTTAACGGTAACAATATAGATAAAGTAAATCTTTACGCTAAAGCCTTGGAAATAAATGCCAAAATTTATGCTAATGAGCTAAATGTAGTAACAGGTGAAAACAATATTTCGCAAGATGGCACCGTAACATCTAAAAATAAAAGCGGAAGCGGTATATCTATAGATTCTACTTTGCTAGGAGGTATATACGCAAATACTATCACTTTAAAAAGTACGGATAAAGGGATAGGGGTAAATCTTCCTCCTGAGGTGTTTGCACAAAATAGTCTTAGTTTAAATGTAAATGGTGATATATCATTTAGTAAAACTAAAGCCAATACGATAACAGCAAAATCCAATGAGGGTTCTATTAATATTAATAAAGATGTTTATTCAAAACAAACTACGCTTATAGCAGAAGATAATATTGTCATTAACAATCAAGGAGCATTAAACTCAGAAAATAGTATTTATCTAAAGTCAAATAAACTTTTAAATGATGGAATAATTTTTTCTGGATTAAATGAAGATAAAACAATAAATGATATAGGTATAGTGATATTGGATAATGATATAACTATTAATAATGCACAAATTAACGCTTCAAATAATGTTACATTAAGTACTAGAGAATTAACTAATAATGGATTGTTATATGCTGGAAACGATTTATTAATAAGCTCAGACAACTTAACAAATAATAGAACAATTTTTAGTGCAAATAATATGTATTTATATACAAAAAATACTTTAAAGAATAATAAGGCATCTGATATTTTTGCAATGAATAATTTACTATTTGCTGCTGATATACTAAATAATAAAACAGATTTAATAGAAAACAATTCTGCCAATATACATGCATTTAATGGTGATATAAGTTTTTATGCTAGTAATCTAAACAATTTGACTGTTGATTTAGTTATTGATGAAGGTTCCATCTCCGAACCTTATGGGGCTTTTGCATATAGTGGATATTTTTATAATGAAACAGTTAATCAAGGAATTGCAAAGTATTGCGGACCTGCAAGTAGATGGTGTGGTACACATAGTGAAGATTATTATAAAGGATCTTTCACTTCCAAAACAGAAACAGCTTCAAGCTATACACCATCAAATATAGTTTCAGGTAATGATATGTTTTTTTATATCAATGATACCTTAAACAATGAATATTCTTTGATACAAGCAAACAATAATATATTAATATCGACTAATGTATTAAATAATAAAAGTAGAGATTTGAAAAAGAATATAACTGAAAGTTATTTCATCAATACCAATGCAAATCGTAAATTCTATAGTATGGGTTGGAATACTTTAAATACCACGGAAATTATAGGTTCCGTGCCTTCAACAATCCAATCTGGAGGCTCTATAATAGGGAATATCAGTCGTGTTACCAATGGTGAAATTAATGAAAATATAGTTTTACCTGTACGCAATGAATCTTCTATTCCTAATGTAACGATTAAGATTCCAGATAATGACTATGGATTGTTTATAAAAACTAAAGATACAAAGGCTCAATACTTAATAGAAACTAATCCTAAATTTACATTGTATAAAAACTTTGTCGGCAGTGATTATTTTTTTGAGAAAATAGGTTTTTCTTTAGATGATAATATTAAAAGATTGGGAGATGGTTTTTATGAAACAACTTTGATTACAGATAGTATATTTAAACAAATTGGAAAGAGATTTATAGATAAAGATATATTAGATGAGAATATTCAATATAAAGTATTAATGGATAATGCAATTCAAGCCCAAAAAGATTTACAACTAGCACCTGGAATTACTCTTACTAAAGAGCAAATTAATATGTTAAAACAAGATATAGTATGGATGGAAGAGAGTATTATAGATGGGCAGAGGGTTTTGATTCCTATTGTATATTTTGCAAATCTAGATAGTTTAAGAATAGTAGGCGGTCAGATCATTGCAAATAAAGATATTGATTTAGAAATTGATGTTATTCAAAATAGTGGGATTCTAGTTGCTGATAATAATATAAGAATTGATGCATCGGATAGTATTATGAATTATGGAGGAGTTATTAAAGCGAATGAAAAACTAACTTTAGAAGCTAAAAATACTATCAGAAATACTAGTGGTGAAATAGAAGCTAATGAGATTGATTTGAAAAGTGGAGATATAATTAATGAAACATTTAGTAAGAAAATAACGGATAAAACTGCATATTATGAAGAAACTAAGACATTATTTGGTATAACATCAAAAATAGAAGCAAAAAAAGATTTGAATATTATTGCAGAAAATGATTTTATTAATGTAGGTAGTACATTAAAAGCTAATAATATAAATATTCTTGCTAATAATGTAGATATTGTATCCTTGCAAGACGAAAGAGATTTCTTCGGGGGAGATGGGTTTAGAACGGGTGATAGTAGTAAAAGTTATACAAAGGAAAAAAGTATCAAAAACCTAGCATCAAATTTAGAAGCAACAAATAGTATAAATATAGCTTCTAATAATAATATCAATATACAAAGTAGCAATCTCAATGCAGATGGAGATATAAATATGGTTGCGAATGAAATAAATATTACGGCAGTAAATGATTTAATATACCAAGAACAACAGTTCTTTAGTAAAAAACCTTTTAGTAAAAAGACCCAAAAAGATATGAGTTATAAAGAAGAGGTAGTCTCTTCTAATATCATAGGTAAAAATATCATCATGCAATCAGGTAAAGATATAAATCTTGAAGCTGTAAATATAAAAGCCCAAGAAGATAAAATAGCATATGCACAAGGAGATATAAATATAGTAGCAAAAGAGTATAAAGAAGGAGAACTTCATCAAACTTCTAAGTCTTCTTTTGGAGGGTTAATAAAAAGTGAATATAAATATGATAAAGATAACTTAAAAATAAAATCTACAGAAATAACAGCTGATAATATGATATTAGATGCAAAAGAGATTAATGTACAAGCATCAAGAATTAAAGCAAATGAAGTAGAAATATCAACTGAGATTTTAAATATGATTTCTAGTAAAGAAAGACTTTATGAAAATGAGTATTCAAATAAAGGTGGTATTATAACAGCTACAATAGAAAATAAGGGACAAATAAAAGAAATAGTTATACCTGCTACTATAGAAGTAAATGATAGACTAATTTTTAATAAAAAAGATATAACAGACCAACTAACAACCGATAATCTAATAAAAGTTTTGTCTAGTCAAGGAAACTTAAGTGAAGAACAGATAAATCTAGTAAAACAAATAGCAAATGATAATGATTGGCATACAAAAACAACAACGCTTAGTGCAACAGGGGCACTAATAGTGCAAGCTATAGTTACATACTTTACCGCAAGTGCAGGCTCAGGCTTGACTTCAAGTATCTCTAATGTAGCATTAAAAGCAGCAACAAATGCTGCAATACAATCAGTAATCAGCCAAATAACAGTACAACTAGCAACTTCAGCAATCACAGGAAATAGCCTACAACTAGATGTGAATTCGATAGCTAAAGGTGCAGTAAGTGCAGGAGTAATGAGTTATGCAAGTTCAATGATAGATAGTTCCCTTAATCTAGAAAATCTAAAAGTAGCAAATATGAGCTACCCACAACAACTTCAACAAGGAATATCTAATACCGTAGTAAAAAGTGCCATTGATTCAGCTATATATGGAACAGATTTTAAAGATAGTCTAAAACTAGGACTTGTAACAAATGCTTCTAATCTAGGATTTAGAGCAGTAGGAGACTATGAAGTAAATCAACTACAACAAGGTAATACATCTTGGGAAGATGGAAGTATAAATAAAACCATAACCCATTCCCTAATAGGAGGAACCATAGCCAAACTTCAAGGAGAAGATTTCAAAACAGGAGCAGTAGCAGCAGGTACAAGAGAACTACTTTCTCCCCTTACAGTAAACTCATCCCAACAAACACAACTTTTAACATCCCAACTAACAGGTATCTTAGTAGGAGGACTTAGCGGTGGAGATAGTGGAGCAAGTGTAGGATATAATATAGCAACAAGTGCAGAGATTTATAATAGACAACTTCATAAAGATGAGATACAATTTATAAGAGATAATGCAAAAAGATATGCAGAGAAATATAACCTAACAGAAAGAGAAGCTATAAAAGAGCTTTATAATACAGCAATGTATATAAATGATAAAGAGAGTCAAAGGAATATATCAATAATGACAGAGGAACAAAAAGTATTGGGACTGATAGCAGTTAATGGGATGGATGAAATAAACTTTATAAGAGCAGTTGAGTTTTTATTTAGTGAATCAGCAGGTAAAATGATTGTAGATACTTATAAAGAACAGATGAGCCCACAACCAATGTTTACATCAACACTATCTCAATTTATAAATAATGGATATACTATGGATAGTACAATAGGATTAGTGGATAGTTCAGCCACATTTGTACCAACAGTAAAAGTAGGACAAACTTTTTACAACACAGGGAAAGTAGTAACACCTTATGTAGTAAGGCAAACTGGACAGGTTTATGATGATGTGACATTGGGGATTATTAGTCAAGGTAATAAGGTGGCTCCTAATTTGACTAATAAATATATTTTAGACCCTTATAATTCATTGAAAATTATAGGGGGAATTGAAGTAATAAATGATATTTTTAATGAAAGTAATCCTATTCCAAGTACAGTTAAAGGTGCAATTGGTTCATTAATTAAAAATATTGATGATAAAATTAAAGAAGTAAATAATGCTGAATAA